One window from the genome of Salvia splendens isolate huo1 chromosome 9, SspV2, whole genome shotgun sequence encodes:
- the LOC121749341 gene encoding translation initiation factor IF-2-like, producing the protein MWSQSLPPWASSTNLPPSQPWRSSPTPPPIQWNLSRSAFGDYRPNLDTLNQPRPESPFQYNQSPFTEADQDALDTIMGLLSSGVPDTPTEWVETSAPARGGGGRGGGGGGRGGGGGGGGGGGSGNGGSRGSGSGGGGSGSCVGSGGGEGSGVGGSGGFGFNRGKFYTKDEHIAVARAWDAITSDPVVGTDQPEGSFWRRVMIAYEDFKPHGADKRDPEQLRKKWGH; encoded by the exons ctcagccgtggaggtcttctccaacgccCCCACCTATTCAGTGGAATCTTAGTCGCTccgcatttggagattacagacccaacctcgatACGCTTAACCAGCCGCGTCCGGAGTCCCCTTTCCAATACAAccaatctcctttcaccgaagcagatcaagacgcactgGATACTAtaatgggtctgctcagttccggcGTCCCGGATACGCCGACAGAATGGGTGGAAACGTCGGCTCCGGCCCGAGGCGGCGGTGGTAGGGGTGGAGGCGGTGGCGGTAGgggaggaggaggtggaggtggaggtgggggCGGAAGCGGCAATGGGGGCAGCCGTGGCTCGGggagcggcggtggcggctcgggCAGCTGCGTCGGCAGTGGCGGTGGCGAGGGCAGTGGCGTCGGCGGTAGCGGTGGCTTTGGCTTCAACCGGGGCAAGTTCTACACAAAAGATGAGCACATTGCCgtggcgagggcgtgggatgccATCACATCGGACCCCGTGGTGGGTACCGATCAGcccgaggggagcttttggaggcgcgtcatgaTAGCATACGAGGACTTCAAACCCCACGGCGCTGATaagcgcgacccagaacagctccgAAAAAAGTGGG GTCATTGA
- the LOC121749646 gene encoding probable calcium-binding protein CML36: MKLTKLFRSKKSRSVSRSEADPSSFSSHTTSSSASSDDGAAKRPTGSSTPTSVLPSADQWTEISVSFELKQAFEMIDRDGDGKITKVELESLLSRLGAEPPSKEELSQIDCDGDGCITLEEFHAIGSAFAPSADASELRHTFDFFDSDRDGRITAEELFSVFETIGDARCTLEDCRRMIRGVDRNGDGFVCFEDFSRMMELQR, encoded by the coding sequence ATGAAACTCACCAAGCTCTTCCGATCGAAGAAATCGCGATCTGTTTCCAGATCTGAGGCCGATCCGTCCTCCTTCAGCTCCCACACCAcgtcctcctccgcctcctccgacGACGGCGCCGCCAAGCGACCCACCGGCTCCTCCACGCCGACGAGCGTCCTCCCCTCCGCGGATCAGTGGACGGAGATCTCCGTCTCTTTCGAGCTGAAGCAGGCGTTCGAGATGATCGACCGCGACGGCGACGGAAAGATCACCAAGGTGGAGCTCGAGTCGCTCCTGAGCCGGCTCGGCGCGGAGCCGCCGAGCAAGGAGGAGCTGAGCCAGATCGACTGCGACGGCGACGGCTGCATCACGCTGGAGGAGTTCCACGCGATCGGATCGGCGTTCGCGCCGTCGGCCGACGCCTCGGAGCTGAGGCACACGTTCGACTTCTTCGACTCCGATCGCGACGGGAGGATCACGGCGGAGGAGCTCTTCAGCGTGTTCGAGACGATCGGAGACGCGCGGTGCACGTTAGAGGACTGCCGGCGCATGATAAGAGGGGTGGATAGGAACGGGGACGGGTTCGTCTGCTTCGAGGACTTTAGTCGTATGATGGAGCTTCAACGATGA